One Drosophila kikkawai strain 14028-0561.14 chromosome 3L, DkikHiC1v2, whole genome shotgun sequence genomic window carries:
- the Cypl gene encoding peptidyl-prolyl cis-trans isomerase-like 1 — protein sequence MLSLTDAGNSVGIPDKAWQPHFVTLETSMGEITVELYWKHAPNTCRNFAELSRRGYYNNVVFHRIIRDFMIQGGDPTGTGRGGTSIYGAEFGDELHGDLKHTGAGILSMANSGPDTNGSQFFITLSPTQWLDGKHTIFGRVYTGMEVVKRIGMVETDKNDRPVDPLRIIKAKVEKL from the exons ATGCTGTCCCTAACTGATGCCGGTAACTCTGTGGGCATTCCGGACAAGGCCTGGCAACCGCACTTTGTGACTCTGGAAACGAG CATGGGCGAAATCACTGTGGAATTGTACTGGAAACATGCGCCAAACACCTGCCGGAACTTTGCCGAGCTGTCCCGGCGCGGCTACTACAATAACGTGGTGTTCCACAGGATCATCAGGGACTTCATGATCCAGGGCGGCGATCCCACGGGCACGGGCAGGGGAGGCACCTCCATCTACGGCGCGGAGTTCGGCGACGAGCTGCACGGCGACCTGAAGCACACTGGCGCCGGCATCCTCTCCATGGCCAACTCGGGGCCGGACACGAATGGCTCCCAGTTCTTCATCACCCTGTCGCCCACGCAATGGCTGGACGGGAAGCACACGATCTTCGGGCGAGTGTACACCGGCATGGAGGTAGTCAAGCGGATAGGAATGGTGGAAACGGACAAGAACGACCGGCCCGTGGATCCGCTGAGGATAATCAAGGCGAAGGTGGAGAAGCTGTGA